TTTATTAGTCAGGGGTATGAAATAACTGGAGTTGACGGTGCTGAAGCCATGCTGGCCCGCGCCCAGGCACGCTTTCCGAATCAACACTGGATAGAGCAGGATATGCGCCTGCTGGCGTTAAACCAAACTTTCGATGGACTGATCGCCTGGGACAGTTTTTTTCATTTAACTCAGGATGACCAGAAGACGATGTTTTCTCGGTTTGCGCACCATTGCCATTCCGGCAGCGCACTGATGTTCACCAGTGGTCCCGGGCGCGGCATTGCCATGGGGCAATTTGAAGGAGAGCCGCTTTACCACGCCAGCCTGGCCCCCGAGGAATATCGTCAGTTGTTGAAGATAAACGGCTTTAAAGTCATCGATATGCTAGCGGAAGATCCGGCCTGTGCCGGGCATACCGTTTGGCTGGCTCAAAAAATCTGACCAGATCCATAACCATCTATTGGACACCTTTTGTCTTATCGTTTTTGCAAGGGAGTCAGCCAGGTTCCCCCCAGACCAGAAACCGATAAGCCAGCATCTTTACTGGCGGCTAACCGGATTTGCGATCCCGATGATGAAACCTCGTCTCCCTCTCGGCAGACCCGGTGCAATCTGCTACTATTCCGCCACCTGATTATTGCGACAGTGACCCAGACTATGAAATTTGTCTCATTTAATATCAACGGCCTGCGCGCCCGTCCTCATCAACTGGCGGCCATCGTTGAGCAGCATCAGCCGGACGTCATCGGTTTGCAGGAAACGAAGGTTCATGACGATATGTTCCCACTGGAAGATGTCGCCTCGCTGGGGTATCACGTCTTTTATCATGGTCAAAAGGGGCATTATGGCGTCGCGCTGCTGACCAAAGCAGAACCCATTGCCGTTCGCCGCGGTTTTCCAGGTGACGACGATGAGGCACAGCGCCGTATTATTATGGCCCAAATCCCCTCTTCTCTTGGCCCGCTGACCGTTATTAATGGCTACTTTCCTCAGGGCGAAAGCCGCGACCATCCGATTAAGTTTCCGGCTAAAGATGCGTTTTACCGCAATCTGCAAAACTATCTGGAAACCGAACTGACGCGCGATCGTCCAGTGCTGATTATGGGTGATATGAATATCAGCCCAAGCGATTTGGATATTGGCATTGGTGAGGAGAATCGCAAGCGCTGGCTGCGTACCGGAAAATGCTCATTCCTGCCGGAAGAACGCGAATGGATGGGGACCCTGCTTAACTGGGGGTTAACCGATACCTTCCGCCACGCTAATCCGGAAACCAGCGATCGTTTCTCATGGTTTGACTATCGTTCAAAAGGGTTTGATGACAACCGAGGGCTACGTATTGACCTGCTGCTGGCAAGCGACCCGCTGGCACGTTGCTGTGTCGAAACCGGTATTGACTATCAAATTCGCGCCATGGAAAAACCCTCCGATCACGCGCCGGTTTGGGCTAAATTCGCGCTGTAAGCGCCCGCCAGATTTGATATGACCTCAGGACAGTTACGCCCCTGGCTTTTAGCCTGCGGGCTGCTGGCAATAATTGCCGCTATCATTTATCTGCTTCCTCCTCAGGCGCTAAGCCTTGAGGGGATGCAACATTATCAGCGGCTGTGCGAGCAATTTTTTATTCGCTCTCCGTGGCTGACGGTAACCCTCTATTTTTGCCTGTACGTACTACTTACCGCGCTATCTATTCCCGGTGCAACCCTGATGACGCTATTGGGAGGCGCCTGTTTTCATCTTCCGCTGGGTACGTTACTGGTCTCTTTTGCATCAACCGCCGGAGCAACGCTGGCCATGCTTATCAGCCGTTATTATCTGCGTGACAGGGTGCAGCGCCGGTTCGCCACACAGCTGGTCAAAGTTAATCAAGGAATCGAACGTGACGGGGCTTACTATCTTTTTGCTCTGCGCTTGATGCCGCTGTTTCCGTTCTTTGTGGTGAACCTGATAATGGGCCTGACCACCCTATCGGTACGCCGCTTTTGGTGGGTGAGCCAGCTCGGCATGCTGCCCGCTACCCTCGTTTACGTTAATGCCGGACAACAGCTGGCCGCCATTAACAGGCTGAGCGATATTGTGTCACCGGCAATGATGCTAACTTTTATTCTGCTAGGGGCTCTGCCGCTGCTGTCGCGTCTGATAGTAAAACGTCTGATTACCCGTTAAACATAGGAAGTGTGATTATGGGATTAACCCGCATTGGCCGCATTCTCACATGCGCGCTGCTCTCTCTGACGTGCCTTCAGGCTCATGCCGGACAGGCAGACTGGGCGCAAATAAAACGCCAGGCAAACGGTCAAACCGTCTGGTTTAACGCATGGGGCGGCGACCCGGCGATTAACCGCTATCTCGACTGGGTAAGCGACGAGATGAAGCGCCATTACGCCATCGATCTCAAAGTGGTACATATTGCTGATGCCGGTGATGTGGTGACCCGTATTAGCTCGGAGTTTCGCAATGGCCAGACCAAAGGCGGCTCGGTCGATTTGCTCTGGATTAATGGTGAAAACTTCCGCACACTGAAGCAAGGGAATATGCTGCTGGAAGGCTGGGCCACCTCGCTGCCCAATTATCGTTATGTCGACAGCCGCCTGCCGGTTAGTGAAGATTTTGCCCTGGCCACCGATGGTGCCGAGTCGCCATGGGGCAGTGCTCAGCTTATGTTTATCGCCCGGAAAAGCGTTATCAGTACGCCATTTGCTGACCCGGACGCCCTGCTGAATTGGGCAGAAAAAAATCCAGGTAAACTAAGCTATCCGCGCCCCCCCGAATTTACCGGCAGCGCCTTTCTGACCCAATTGCTGATAAACCTGACCGGCCGGCCGGAAGCGCTGCGCCATGCCCCCAATCCTGCGACCCAGGCCGTCGTTATGGCGCCTTTATGGGATTATCTGACAAAATTGCATCCCTACTTATGGCGCGAGGGGCGCGATTTCCCAGCCAGCAGCGGCCGCATGGATACCATGCTGGCCCAGGGTGTGCTGGCAGCCTCCTTGACCTTTAACCCGGCACACGCCCATCACCTGGTTTTAGACGGCAAACTGCCGCCCGATAGTATCGCATTTGGTTTTCGCCGCGGAATGATAGGCAATATTCATTTTGTGGCAATCCCGCGAAATGCCCGTTCTCAGGCCGCAGCCCAGGTCGTGGCTAACTTTTTACTTTCACCCGCCGCCCAGTGGCGTAAGGCTCAGCCGCAAATTTGGGGCGATCCTAGCGTGCTTTACCCGGCGGCACTCCCTGCGCCGTGGAATAAACGCCTCGGCGATATAGCCGCTACCGCTCGTCCATTAACGGTTATCAGCGAGCCAAACGCCGCGTGGATCCCACTTATCGAACATGAATGGCAACAGCGTTACGGGTCCCACTAGTAGATGAACCGCCCCGCTACGCTTATTGCCGGGTTGCTGCTCTGCGCCATCTATATACCGCTTGGGCCTGCCACCCAAAGCCTGGTAGCGGCGGTTTTCAGCCCCCAGGGCTGGGGCGGCCTGCTCGGTGATATGCAATTCAGTCAGGCACTGCAGGCCAGCCTGGTCTCGACGCTGATAAGCTGGGGCGGCGCACTATTCATTGCCTGTTTAGTCATTGCCGGTCTGTGGCAAACGCCGCGCTGGACGGTCATATATCGCCGTCTCCCTTTTCTGCTGGCGATACCGCATGTGGCCTTTGCCAGCGGACTATTGCTGATCTTTTCCCAGGGCGGCTGGTTAAGTCAGATATGGGCCAGCTGGCAGCCTGACGCCGATCCTCTTGGCATAGGGCTCGGTCTGACGCTGGCAATTAAAGAAAGCGCATTTGTTTTATGGGTCCTCGGCGCGGCATTGAGCCGTTCTCAAATCCATGAGGCATTTATTCTTGGTCGCAGCCTTGGATATAGCCGCTGGCGCTGTTTCACCCGGTTGATTTTACCGCAATTGCGTTCAGAGCTGCTGTGGCTCAGCGCCACCCTCGTCGCCTGGTCGCTATTTGTGGTAGATGTCGCGATGGTTACTGGGCCGGGGAACCCGCCTACTCTGAGCGTCCTGGCATGGGTTTGGATGAACCAGCCATCCCCTGAGGCCAGACTACAGGGGCTTCAAGCCTGCCTAATTCTCATGGCGTTATTTGTAGCGATTATGAGTCTCTTGTGGCTGCTGCTACGTCATACTGGCGGTGCGCCATCGCCCGACAATTCCCATCATAAACTGATGCTGCCCGCCGGGTGGATTGGCAGCATCCTGGTCAATATCAGCGGCTATCTTTGCCTGCTGGTTCTGATTCTCACCGCCATAACCCGCACCCGTTTTACCGGGGAGGGAATACCGTTGATAGTTAGCTTCGAGGCCTGGCAGGATTTAAGCCTGACGCCGCTGTTCAATTCGTTAACGCTCGGGCTTTTGGTGGCAAGCGCAGGAATGGCGGTGGTTATCTGCTGGCTGCTGGCTGGCGGACGCGGCCTGTGGCTGCTTTGGCTACCGTTATTACTTCCGGCTCAGCCGCTGATACTCGGACAGCACCGGGTACTAAGCTGGTTTGGAGGCTCGCACTCACTGCTGGCGGTTGGCTGGAGCCATCTGCTTTGGGCCGTTCCCTATATGGCGTTTATTGTTGCCCCAGCGTGGCGCAAGCGCGATCGGCGTCAGGAAACCATCGGGCTTAGCCTCGGATGTCCCTTATGGCGGGTGCAACTATGCCTGATGCTCCCCCAACTGGCCCGCCCGTTGCTGGCGGCCTTTGCCGTTGGTTTTTCCGTAAGCATTGCCCAATATCTGCCGGGATTATTTATTGGTGCCGGACGGGTTCCTACTCTGACGAGTGAAGCGGTTGCATTAAGCAGCGGCGGTGATGAACGTCTGCTGGCCGTACACAGCCTGCTCCAGCTGGCACTTCCTCTATTAACCTTTAGCTTATGCGCGCTGGCAGGGATAGCCCTATCCCGCCGCCGCCGGGGATTACATTAATGTTGAAAGTCTGTAGTGCCCGCCTGGCATTTGGCAGCCAGCCGTTGCTAGAGGGTGGGTTTACGATAAAGGCCGGAGAAATATTAACAATTACCGGCCCCTCAGGAAGCGGTAAATCGACTCTGCTGCAATGGCTTATCGGCGCACCACCGGCAGACCTTCAGGCTCAGGGCCAGATCTGGCTGAATGAGCGCCGCTGTGATGTTTTACCCACCGAGCGTCGACAGATTGGTATCTTATTTCAGGAGCCGCTGCTGTTTACCCATCTAAGCGTAGGGGAGAATTTGCTGCTGGGTATTCCCGGCGGCTGGCGTCAACGCACCCGGCGTCGGGCGCTGGCGGATGATGCGCTGGAGTCTGCCGGATTGGGTGGCTTTGCCCGGCGAGATCCGGCAACGCTTTCTGGCGGCCAAAAAGCGCGAATTGGCCTTCTGCGCGCTCTGCTAGCCCATCCGCAGGCGCTATTGCTCGATGAACCCTTCGCTCACCTGGATCCTGAGCTACGCCATCAGTTTCGCCAATGGGTCTTCAGCGAACTGGCCCGTTTGCAAATCCCGGTAATACTGGTTAGCCATCATCAGGAAGATATTCCTGCTTCCGGGCGGGTAATACGCATCAATAACGGCAGCTTAGTGGCGACAGGCTGAGCTAACGCAAAGTAATCACCGAGCCAGGAGCTAATATGTGCGCTTCCATAACAACAAGGTTAACTGATGAAACGTGTTTCTCCCTTAACCGCGCTGGCGCTTGCCCTGAGTTTTTGTTCCAGCGTGATGGCCGCCGATAAAATGGCGCCGCTTTCTTCCTCTGAACTACAGTCCCGGCAAGGCGCTATCGTCGATACCCGCCCCAGCGCCTTTTATAACGGCTGGCCTGAAGCCAGCGGCTCTGCATCCGGGCATGAAGCAGGTGCTTTAAACCTCTCTGCTTCATGGTTAAGCGAGATGAACGATAACGCGCTGAGCGGCTGGGCAGCCCGCCACGGGCTGAACACTAACCGGACAATTGCACTGTATGGCAGTAAAGACCAGGTAGAGGCTGTCAAACAGCGTCTTAACGCACTGGGCTATAACCAGGTAACCACCCTCTCTGATGCCTTAACCCAACCCGCGCGTCTTCAGCGCCTGGCCCACTATGAACAGCTGGTTTATCCGCAATGGATTGCCGACCTACAAGCTGGAAAAAACGTTGCTAACAAACCCGCAGGCGACTGGAAACTGTTGGAAGCAGGATGGGGACAGCCTAAAAAATACGTTCTGAGCCACATTCCCGGCGCTGACTATATTGATACCAATGAAGTGGAGAGCGAGCCGTTATGGAATAAAGTCTCCGACGAAAAACTGGCGCAGATGCTGTCCAGCCACGGTATCCGCCACGACACTACCGTGGTGCTATACGGTCGGGATGTCTATGCCGCCGCCCGCGTTGCGCAGATTATGCTGTATGCCGGTGTTAAAGACGTGAGGCTGCTGGACGGCGGCTGGCGCACCTGGTCAGACTCCGGCCTGCCGGTATCGCGCGGCTGGCCAGACAAAGTAACACCTACTCCTGAATTTGGTGCGTCAATTCCCGGTCAGCCGCAGATTATGACCGATATGAACCAGGCTAAAGCGATGCTCCACCGTCGCGATGCGTCATTGGTGAGTATTCGTTCATGGCCTGAATTTATCGGTACCACCAGCGGCTATAGCTACATTAAGCCGATGGGGGATATTGCCGGTGCTCGCTGGGGTCACGCCGGTAGCGATGCTACCCATATGGAGGATTTCCATAATCCGGACGGCACTATGCGTAGTGAATCCGATATCACCACTATGTGGCAGCACTGGAATATCACTAAAGATCAGCAGGTAGCCTTCTATTGCGGCACTGGCTGGCGCGCAGCCGAAGCGTTTATGTATGCGCGGGCCATGGGCTGGCCAAAAATTTCGCTCTATGACGGGGGCTGGTACGAGTGGAGTAGTTTCCCGAATAATCCAACGGTTAGCGGTGAACGCGGCCCGGATAAAATCTAAGTGACTACAACGCGGTGGCAGCCTGCAGGCCGTCACCGCGATAAAACTTACTGCTCCTCTGGCTCTTTTTTTGCCGTCTTAAGCGTTTGATACCCACCCCACACCCGGCAGACAATGGTGATAGCGCATAGCGCTCCAAACAACCACGCCAGTGCAGGAAACGCCTCGGGAAATAACGCCATGGCAATAAATACCGCAATGGT
This genomic interval from Salmonella enterica subsp. enterica serovar Choleraesuis contains the following:
- a CDS encoding methyltransferase, translated to MPSLAAKNILSIYQRHADAFARLRSQALFEKGWLDKFIAILDPRSHILDIGCGNGQPIAEYFISQGYEITGVDGAEAMLARAQARFPNQHWIEQDMRLLALNQTFDGLIAWDSFFHLTQDDQKTMFSRFAHHCHSGSALMFTSGPGRGIAMGQFEGEPLYHASLAPEEYRQLLKINGFKVIDMLAEDPACAGHTVWLAQKI
- a CDS encoding exodeoxyribonuclease III; protein product: MTQTMKFVSFNINGLRARPHQLAAIVEQHQPDVIGLQETKVHDDMFPLEDVASLGYHVFYHGQKGHYGVALLTKAEPIAVRRGFPGDDDEAQRRIIMAQIPSSLGPLTVINGYFPQGESRDHPIKFPAKDAFYRNLQNYLETELTRDRPVLIMGDMNISPSDLDIGIGEENRKRWLRTGKCSFLPEEREWMGTLLNWGLTDTFRHANPETSDRFSWFDYRSKGFDDNRGLRIDLLLASDPLARCCVETGIDYQIRAMEKPSDHAPVWAKFAL
- a CDS encoding TVP38/TMEM64 family protein, with amino-acid sequence MTSGQLRPWLLACGLLAIIAAIIYLLPPQALSLEGMQHYQRLCEQFFIRSPWLTVTLYFCLYVLLTALSIPGATLMTLLGGACFHLPLGTLLVSFASTAGATLAMLISRYYLRDRVQRRFATQLVKVNQGIERDGAYYLFALRLMPLFPFFVVNLIMGLTTLSVRRFWWVSQLGMLPATLVYVNAGQQLAAINRLSDIVSPAMMLTFILLGALPLLSRLIVKRLITR
- a CDS encoding ABC transporter substrate-binding protein; this translates as MGLTRIGRILTCALLSLTCLQAHAGQADWAQIKRQANGQTVWFNAWGGDPAINRYLDWVSDEMKRHYAIDLKVVHIADAGDVVTRISSEFRNGQTKGGSVDLLWINGENFRTLKQGNMLLEGWATSLPNYRYVDSRLPVSEDFALATDGAESPWGSAQLMFIARKSVISTPFADPDALLNWAEKNPGKLSYPRPPEFTGSAFLTQLLINLTGRPEALRHAPNPATQAVVMAPLWDYLTKLHPYLWREGRDFPASSGRMDTMLAQGVLAASLTFNPAHAHHLVLDGKLPPDSIAFGFRRGMIGNIHFVAIPRNARSQAAAQVVANFLLSPAAQWRKAQPQIWGDPSVLYPAALPAPWNKRLGDIAATARPLTVISEPNAAWIPLIEHEWQQRYGSH
- the ynjC gene encoding thiamine ABC transporter permease produces the protein MNRPATLIAGLLLCAIYIPLGPATQSLVAAVFSPQGWGGLLGDMQFSQALQASLVSTLISWGGALFIACLVIAGLWQTPRWTVIYRRLPFLLAIPHVAFASGLLLIFSQGGWLSQIWASWQPDADPLGIGLGLTLAIKESAFVLWVLGAALSRSQIHEAFILGRSLGYSRWRCFTRLILPQLRSELLWLSATLVAWSLFVVDVAMVTGPGNPPTLSVLAWVWMNQPSPEARLQGLQACLILMALFVAIMSLLWLLLRHTGGAPSPDNSHHKLMLPAGWIGSILVNISGYLCLLVLILTAITRTRFTGEGIPLIVSFEAWQDLSLTPLFNSLTLGLLVASAGMAVVICWLLAGGRGLWLLWLPLLLPAQPLILGQHRVLSWFGGSHSLLAVGWSHLLWAVPYMAFIVAPAWRKRDRRQETIGLSLGCPLWRVQLCLMLPQLARPLLAAFAVGFSVSIAQYLPGLFIGAGRVPTLTSEAVALSSGGDERLLAVHSLLQLALPLLTFSLCALAGIALSRRRRGLH
- a CDS encoding ATPase, which translates into the protein MLKVCSARLAFGSQPLLEGGFTIKAGEILTITGPSGSGKSTLLQWLIGAPPADLQAQGQIWLNERRCDVLPTERRQIGILFQEPLLFTHLSVGENLLLGIPGGWRQRTRRRALADDALESAGLGGFARRDPATLSGGQKARIGLLRALLAHPQALLLDEPFAHLDPELRHQFRQWVFSELARLQIPVILVSHHQEDIPASGRVIRINNGSLVATG
- the ynjE gene encoding thiosulfate sulfurtransferase YnjE, producing the protein MKRVSPLTALALALSFCSSVMAADKMAPLSSSELQSRQGAIVDTRPSAFYNGWPEASGSASGHEAGALNLSASWLSEMNDNALSGWAARHGLNTNRTIALYGSKDQVEAVKQRLNALGYNQVTTLSDALTQPARLQRLAHYEQLVYPQWIADLQAGKNVANKPAGDWKLLEAGWGQPKKYVLSHIPGADYIDTNEVESEPLWNKVSDEKLAQMLSSHGIRHDTTVVLYGRDVYAAARVAQIMLYAGVKDVRLLDGGWRTWSDSGLPVSRGWPDKVTPTPEFGASIPGQPQIMTDMNQAKAMLHRRDASLVSIRSWPEFIGTTSGYSYIKPMGDIAGARWGHAGSDATHMEDFHNPDGTMRSESDITTMWQHWNITKDQQVAFYCGTGWRAAEAFMYARAMGWPKISLYDGGWYEWSSFPNNPTVSGERGPDKI